The proteins below come from a single Timaviella obliquedivisa GSE-PSE-MK23-08B genomic window:
- a CDS encoding threonylcarbamoyl-AMP synthase, whose product MATVYNLHPDTPQNRQVEKIRDALRSGAVMLYPTDTVYAIGCDLNAKSAVERVRQIKQLSSDKPLTFLCSSLSNISEYAQVSDSAYRLIKRLIPGPYTFVLPATKAVPRLVMNPKRKTTGIRVPDHVISQALLQSLGNPIISTSATTAAQAETKMSQAELFDQLDKIVDLIIDDERTSVGYQMSTILDLTETEPQVVRQGLGWEAIADWIEG is encoded by the coding sequence ATGGCTACTGTTTACAATCTTCATCCCGATACGCCGCAAAATCGTCAGGTCGAAAAAATTCGGGATGCGTTGCGCAGTGGAGCCGTCATGCTTTACCCAACCGATACAGTGTACGCCATTGGTTGTGATCTCAATGCTAAGTCAGCAGTGGAACGGGTACGGCAAATTAAACAACTTTCCAGCGATAAACCCCTAACGTTTCTCTGTTCTTCGCTGTCTAATATTTCTGAGTATGCGCAGGTTAGCGATTCTGCTTACCGACTCATCAAGCGCCTGATTCCAGGGCCCTATACCTTTGTATTGCCCGCTACCAAGGCGGTACCGCGTTTAGTGATGAATCCAAAACGCAAAACAACGGGCATTCGAGTCCCTGATCATGTCATTTCTCAGGCGTTGCTACAGTCGTTAGGTAATCCTATTATTTCAACGTCGGCAACGACAGCCGCTCAAGCTGAGACGAAGATGTCACAGGCAGAGCTATTTGATCAACTCGACAAAATAGTAGACCTGATTATTGATGATGAACGAACCTCTGTGGGCTACCAAATGTCTACTATTTTGGATTTGACTGAGACAGAACCTCAGGTCGTGCGCCAAGGGCTGGGCTGGGAGGCGATCGCCGATTGGATTGAAGGATAA
- a CDS encoding HetZ-related protein: MNLDTNTPTPNGSVHSPVETPIAASGDTVVSKLAQVLLTEFQTDLPKPSSNVCSVITRMVEEVERICEKSDRIQSSGQVQNWQLTLTRHKVQKCLTYYRLGSKHGRIELHSHLSTMVYRHIVLSQAQMGFGARYTLIEDFLQGFYIEVLKAFRREHQLPADYSPRTRLELAEYMAFTEHYAKRRITLPGRRSQQLIVLRAQGFAHRQPPETSMDLEMAMESAKGEEAEMQSRSPLAQQLREHLVADVTDPSDSVVRDRVIQDLTEYLEAQGQSDCVDYLALKLQDLSAPEIDDILGLSCRQRDYLQQRFKYHVEKFARSHRWQLVHQWLGADLDQNLGMPQQQWEAFVQELSGDQQRLLTLKGRQVNDSDIAKILHCTPKQVHKRWVRILELAWQVRNNADPVSSSEN; the protein is encoded by the coding sequence ATGAATCTCGATACCAACACCCCCACGCCAAACGGCTCCGTTCATTCGCCTGTTGAGACACCGATCGCCGCTAGTGGTGACACAGTAGTTTCAAAATTAGCACAAGTTTTATTGACCGAATTTCAAACTGATTTGCCCAAGCCTTCTAGCAATGTCTGCTCGGTGATTACTCGGATGGTTGAGGAAGTAGAGCGAATTTGTGAAAAGAGCGATCGCATTCAAAGCTCTGGACAGGTTCAAAACTGGCAATTAACTTTAACGCGTCATAAAGTCCAAAAATGTTTAACTTATTACCGCTTAGGGTCAAAACACGGTCGAATAGAACTTCATAGCCATCTGAGCACGATGGTTTATCGCCACATTGTGCTGAGCCAAGCTCAAATGGGGTTTGGGGCACGTTATACCCTGATCGAAGATTTCTTACAAGGTTTTTATATCGAAGTCCTCAAAGCGTTCCGCCGCGAACATCAGCTTCCGGCAGACTATAGCCCCCGGACTCGCTTAGAACTAGCGGAATATATGGCATTTACTGAGCATTATGCAAAACGGCGTATTACCCTACCCGGTCGCCGCAGCCAGCAGTTGATTGTGTTAAGGGCACAGGGATTTGCTCACCGTCAGCCCCCTGAAACTTCGATGGATTTAGAAATGGCGATGGAATCGGCTAAGGGCGAAGAAGCTGAAATGCAGAGTCGATCGCCTCTGGCGCAGCAGCTTCGTGAGCACCTAGTAGCAGATGTGACTGATCCCTCGGATTCAGTAGTGCGCGATCGGGTCATTCAAGACCTCACTGAGTACCTGGAAGCACAAGGACAAAGTGATTGCGTCGATTATCTTGCCCTTAAGCTTCAAGACCTATCTGCCCCTGAAATTGATGACATTTTGGGGCTCTCTTGTCGGCAACGCGACTACTTGCAACAGCGCTTTAAGTACCATGTTGAAAAATTTGCCCGATCCCATCGCTGGCAGCTTGTTCATCAATGGCTAGGAGCCGACCTCGACCAGAACCTAGGGATGCCTCAGCAACAATGGGAAGCCTTTGTGCAAGAGCTTTCTGGTGATCAACAGCGGCTACTCACGCTCAAAGGGCGGCAAGTAAACGACTCAGACATTGCTAAAATCTTGCACTGCACTCCCAAGCAAGTTCATAAACGCTGGGTGCGGATCTTAGAATTGGCATGGCAAGTTCGCAACAATGCTGATCCCGTAAGTTCTAGTGAGAATTAA
- a CDS encoding ABC transporter permease — translation MQEHLLLVLVPMLIGLLLGLPLGLLSARSRFASIALINTFNGLRVIPSLAILFLAIPYFGLSFQSAVIALTLLVMPPILMSTDIAFRSIDPMIREAAYGMGMSNRQVLQQVEVPLALPVILTGIKTAVVEVIASATLAAFIGAGGLGIFIVRGFALYDNAILLVGAIPVALLALLTEITLSALQRIIQPFQGSLSTPLAE, via the coding sequence ATGCAAGAACACTTACTTCTGGTGCTTGTACCGATGTTAATAGGTTTGTTGCTAGGGCTGCCTTTAGGACTTTTGAGTGCGCGATCGCGCTTTGCTTCTATAGCTCTAATCAATACCTTTAATGGATTACGAGTTATTCCAAGCTTGGCAATTTTGTTTTTAGCAATCCCCTATTTTGGATTGAGCTTTCAATCGGCAGTTATTGCTCTAACACTATTGGTAATGCCTCCTATTTTGATGAGTACTGACATTGCTTTTCGTTCAATTGATCCAATGATTCGGGAAGCAGCTTATGGGATGGGAATGAGCAACAGACAAGTATTACAGCAAGTTGAAGTGCCTTTAGCGTTGCCAGTAATTTTAACGGGAATTAAAACAGCGGTGGTAGAAGTCATCGCTAGTGCTACGTTGGCAGCATTTATTGGGGCAGGTGGCTTGGGAATATTTATCGTCCGAGGATTTGCGTTGTACGATAATGCAATTCTACTGGTCGGGGCGATTCCTGTGGCGCTACTAGCATTACTTACAGAAATCACTTTAAGCGCACTCCAGAGAATAATTCAGCCTTTTCAAGGCAGTCTTTCTACCCCTCTTGCTGAGTAG
- the fba gene encoding fructose-bisphosphate aldolase class II (catalyzes the reversible aldol condensation of dihydroxyacetonephosphate and glyceraldehyde 3-phosphate in the Calvin cycle, glycolysis, and/or gluconeogenesis) yields MALVPMRLLLDHAAENGYGIPAFNVNNLEQIRSIMYAAHETDSPVILQASRGARNYAGENFLRHLILAAIETYPHIPVVMHQDHGNEPSTCYSAMKNGFSSVMMDGSLQADAKTPASYDYNVSTTLEVVKVAHAIGVSVEGELGCLGSLETGKGEAEDGHGFEGELDHSMLLTDPDEAVDFVERTQVDALAVAIGTSHGAYKFTRKPTGEILAISRIQEIHDRLPNTHLVMHGSSSVPEDLLALINQYGGTIPETYGVPVEEIQKGIKSGVRKINIDTDNRLAITAAVREALAQNTKEFDPRHFLKPSIKYMQKVCSDRYQEFGTAGNASKIKQVSLEDYAAKYAKGELAAKVAKAALGV; encoded by the coding sequence ATGGCATTAGTGCCAATGCGACTACTGCTGGACCATGCCGCCGAGAATGGCTACGGTATCCCTGCATTTAACGTCAACAACCTAGAGCAAATTCGATCCATCATGTACGCTGCACATGAAACGGATAGCCCGGTCATCCTACAGGCATCACGGGGCGCTCGTAACTATGCTGGTGAAAACTTCCTCCGTCACCTAATTTTGGCGGCGATCGAAACCTATCCTCACATTCCTGTAGTCATGCACCAAGACCATGGCAACGAGCCTAGCACTTGCTACTCTGCTATGAAGAACGGCTTCAGCAGTGTCATGATGGATGGCTCCTTACAAGCAGACGCTAAAACTCCTGCAAGCTACGATTACAACGTTTCGACAACTCTAGAAGTCGTCAAAGTCGCCCATGCTATTGGAGTCAGCGTTGAAGGTGAACTGGGTTGCCTCGGTTCTCTCGAAACGGGTAAAGGCGAAGCCGAAGATGGTCATGGGTTTGAGGGTGAGTTGGATCACTCCATGCTGTTGACCGACCCTGATGAAGCAGTTGACTTTGTCGAAAGAACCCAAGTTGATGCCTTGGCAGTAGCGATCGGCACTAGTCACGGAGCCTACAAGTTCACCCGCAAACCTACGGGCGAAATTTTAGCTATCAGCCGCATTCAAGAAATCCACGATCGCTTGCCCAACACCCACTTGGTCATGCACGGTTCCTCCTCCGTTCCCGAAGATTTGCTAGCGCTGATCAACCAATACGGCGGTACCATTCCAGAAACCTACGGCGTTCCTGTTGAAGAAATTCAAAAGGGCATCAAGAGCGGTGTGCGCAAGATCAACATCGACACCGATAACCGCTTAGCCATTACTGCCGCAGTGCGCGAAGCCTTGGCGCAAAACACCAAGGAATTTGACCCCCGTCACTTCCTCAAGCCATCGATTAAGTACATGCAAAAAGTGTGCAGCGATCGCTATCAAGAGTTCGGCACCGCAGGCAACGCCAGCAAAATTAAGCAAGTTTCGCTAGAAGATTATGCAGCGAAGTATGCCAAGGGCGAGTTGGCAGCTAAAGTTGCGAAGGCTGCTTTGGGTGTATAG
- a CDS encoding ABC transporter permease — protein MSYILKYPGTVWSLLLAHLGMTILTLAIAVLIALPLALLVIRYRWLNLPILGSLGILYTIPSLALIILLIPIFGLNVRSVIVAMVVYSQVILVRSLVVGLQSIQPSILEAARGMGMNLWQRWWQIQVPLALPIFLAGLRIAAVVAIATGTIGAKFGAGGLGTLLFEGIAQAGRADKIWAGAIAVTILALTLNGLLLVLEKMTPARRSSSPGSSSPGSSPLGRFLRGQIFLKI, from the coding sequence ATGAGCTACATTCTGAAGTATCCTGGAACGGTTTGGAGCCTACTCCTGGCTCATCTTGGCATGACGATCCTAACGCTTGCCATCGCTGTTTTAATCGCCTTACCGTTAGCCTTGCTAGTGATTCGCTACCGCTGGCTCAATCTGCCCATTCTAGGAAGTTTAGGCATTCTCTACACAATCCCTAGCCTGGCATTGATCATTTTACTCATCCCCATTTTTGGGTTAAATGTCCGTTCTGTGATTGTAGCGATGGTGGTATATTCCCAAGTTATTTTAGTCCGCAGTTTAGTGGTTGGGTTGCAGTCTATTCAACCTTCCATCCTAGAAGCAGCACGAGGCATGGGGATGAACCTCTGGCAGCGTTGGTGGCAAATTCAAGTGCCGCTGGCGCTACCGATTTTTCTGGCAGGTCTTAGAATTGCCGCAGTAGTGGCGATCGCGACTGGCACCATTGGCGCAAAATTTGGAGCAGGTGGATTAGGGACTCTTTTATTTGAAGGAATTGCTCAAGCCGGACGGGCTGACAAAATTTGGGCAGGGGCGATCGCCGTAACGATCCTCGCGCTTACCCTAAATGGGCTGTTGCTGGTATTGGAAAAGATGACACCTGCTAGAAGGTCGTCTTCTCCGGGGTCGTCTTCTCCGGGGTCGTCTCCTCTAGGTCGGTTTCTTCGAGGACAGATTTTTCTGAAGATATAG
- a CDS encoding HU family DNA-binding protein, translating into MNKGELVDAVASKAEVTKKEADAVLSAAIDSIMEAVAAGEKVTLVGFGSFEPRQRAARDGRNPQTGQTIQIPATTVPAFSAGKQFKEMVAE; encoded by the coding sequence ATGAATAAAGGTGAATTGGTTGATGCAGTGGCTTCCAAAGCCGAAGTAACCAAGAAGGAAGCTGATGCAGTTTTATCGGCTGCAATTGATTCCATCATGGAAGCTGTGGCAGCGGGTGAAAAAGTGACATTGGTCGGCTTTGGCTCCTTCGAGCCTCGCCAACGAGCAGCTCGAGATGGACGCAACCCCCAAACCGGACAAACTATCCAAATTCCTGCAACCACCGTTCCTGCCTTCTCAGCAGGGAAGCAGTTTAAAGAAATGGTGGCAGAGTAG
- a CDS encoding DUF3598 family protein, which produces MVQPCFSNAKKGFIRLRVQHDETGRSTLCRYLRETPQSAALEFEIEGQVYQTLLLPDGASTTCPKQITGGTPSFERAVGCVRLSVSQRACPLPDSG; this is translated from the coding sequence ATTGTCCAACCTTGCTTCAGCAATGCCAAAAAAGGTTTTATCAGGCTCCGGGTTCAACATGACGAGACTGGGCGATCGACCCTTTGTCGTTACCTTAGAGAGACACCCCAAAGCGCTGCATTAGAGTTTGAAATTGAAGGACAGGTTTATCAAACGTTACTCCTACCCGATGGCGCTTCCACCACTTGTCCAAAGCAAATTACTGGGGGAACCCCTTCTTTCGAGAGAGCAGTTGGTTGCGTCCGCCTGTCAGTCTCCCAAAGAGCTTGCCCATTGCCCGACAGCGGTTGA